In the genome of Limibacillus sp., one region contains:
- the serS gene encoding serine--tRNA ligase, translating to MLDLKWIRENPDALDAALAKRGAEPLSAQILALDKTRREAITELQELQAKRNEASKRIGEKKRAGEDAEAEIAEVAHLKGRLGELESEEAKAGEALEEILAGIPNVPADDVPVGEDEAANVEIRAWGEPAQFPFEAKQHFELGEALGGLDFETAGRIAGSRFTIMRGPIARLHRALAQFMINLHTEEHGYLEVIPPYLVRGETLYGTGQLPKFGEDLFRTTDDRWLIPTAEVPLTSLPAGQLLEEGEFPWRVTAWTPCFRSEAGAAGKDTRGMLRQHQFDKVELVSITLPEQSAEEHERMTACAEKVLQLLELPYRTVVLSTGDMGFGAQKTYDIEVWLPGQQAYREISSCSNCGDFQARRMNARYRPKGGGAPRFLHSLNGSGVAVGRALIAVMENYQEEDGSIRVPEVLKAYMGGLERISLDA from the coding sequence ATGCTGGACCTGAAGTGGATTCGTGAGAACCCGGACGCGCTCGACGCCGCTCTGGCGAAACGGGGCGCGGAGCCCCTGAGCGCGCAAATCCTGGCGCTCGACAAGACTCGGCGCGAGGCCATCACCGAGCTGCAGGAGCTGCAGGCGAAGCGCAACGAAGCCTCCAAGCGCATCGGCGAGAAGAAGCGGGCGGGCGAGGATGCGGAGGCCGAGATCGCCGAAGTCGCCCACCTGAAGGGGCGTCTGGGCGAGCTGGAAAGCGAAGAGGCCAAGGCAGGCGAGGCGCTGGAGGAGATTCTGGCCGGCATTCCGAATGTCCCGGCGGATGACGTGCCGGTCGGGGAGGACGAGGCCGCGAACGTCGAGATCCGCGCCTGGGGCGAGCCCGCGCAGTTCCCGTTTGAGGCAAAGCAGCATTTCGAGCTGGGCGAGGCGCTAGGCGGTTTGGACTTCGAGACGGCCGGGCGGATCGCCGGATCGCGCTTCACCATCATGCGCGGACCCATCGCGCGCCTGCACCGGGCGCTGGCCCAGTTCATGATCAACCTCCATACCGAAGAGCATGGCTACCTAGAGGTCATTCCGCCCTATCTGGTTCGAGGCGAGACGCTCTATGGCACGGGGCAGCTGCCCAAGTTCGGCGAGGACCTGTTCCGCACCACCGACGACCGCTGGCTGATCCCCACCGCGGAGGTGCCGCTGACCAGCCTGCCCGCGGGCCAGTTGCTGGAGGAGGGCGAGTTCCCCTGGCGGGTCACGGCCTGGACGCCCTGTTTCCGGTCCGAGGCGGGGGCCGCCGGCAAGGACACCCGGGGCATGCTGCGTCAGCACCAGTTCGACAAGGTGGAGTTGGTCTCGATCACGCTGCCGGAGCAGTCCGCGGAAGAGCACGAGCGCATGACGGCCTGCGCGGAGAAGGTTCTGCAACTCCTGGAGCTGCCCTATCGCACCGTGGTGCTTTCAACCGGTGACATGGGGTTCGGCGCGCAGAAGACCTACGACATCGAAGTCTGGCTGCCGGGCCAGCAGGCCTACCGGGAGATTTCGAGCTGTTCCAACTGCGGGGATTTTCAGGCCCGGCGAATGAACGCGCGTTACCGCCCCAAGGGCGGCGGGGCGCCCCGCTTCCTACATAGCCTCAACGGTTCCGGCGTCGCGGTCGGGCGGGCCCTGATCGCAGTGATGGAGAACTATCAGGAGGAAGACGGTTCGATCCGCGTGCCCGAGGTTCTGAAGGCCTACATGGGCGGGTTGGAGCGCATTTCACTCGATGCTTGA
- a CDS encoding ATP-binding protein, whose amino-acid sequence MAQDQDDHMTQVLTRIADALERLAPPPQAAADLNSADAFVWHADANRLEPVAKVNRVDIDLLQGIKRQRETLRDNTLRFAKGFPANNALLWGSRGMGKSSLVKAVHADVNEAAESEGIAKLLLVEIHREDIPSLPRLLSMLRSQPRRAILFCDDLSFDQEDATYKSLKAVLEGGVEGRPTNVIFYATSNRRHLMARDMIDNERSTAINPSEAVEEKVSLSDRFGLWLGFHNCDQDTFFAMIEGYVERYGLKIDAETLRKEAVEWSVTRGSRSGRVAWQYIQDLAGRLGQPLD is encoded by the coding sequence ATGGCCCAAGACCAGGACGATCATATGACCCAGGTTCTGACGCGCATCGCCGACGCGCTGGAGCGTTTGGCCCCGCCACCACAGGCGGCCGCCGACTTGAATTCCGCCGACGCCTTTGTCTGGCATGCCGATGCCAACCGGCTGGAGCCGGTCGCCAAGGTGAACCGCGTCGACATCGACCTGCTTCAGGGCATCAAGCGGCAGCGCGAGACCTTGCGCGACAACACCCTGCGCTTTGCGAAGGGATTCCCGGCCAACAACGCCCTGCTCTGGGGTTCGCGCGGCATGGGCAAGTCGAGCCTGGTGAAGGCCGTCCACGCCGACGTCAACGAGGCCGCCGAGTCTGAGGGTATCGCCAAGCTGCTGCTGGTGGAGATCCACAGGGAAGACATTCCCAGCCTCCCCCGCCTGCTCTCCATGCTGCGCAGCCAGCCCCGCCGCGCGATTCTCTTCTGCGACGATCTCTCCTTCGATCAGGAGGATGCGACCTACAAGTCCTTGAAGGCCGTGCTGGAGGGTGGTGTCGAGGGACGCCCCACGAACGTCATCTTCTACGCGACCTCCAACCGCCGTCACCTGATGGCGCGGGACATGATCGACAACGAGCGCTCCACGGCGATCAACCCCTCAGAAGCCGTCGAGGAGAAGGTCTCCCTCTCCGACCGCTTCGGCCTCTGGCTCGGGTTCCACAACTGCGATCAGGACACCTTCTTCGCGATGATCGAGGGTTACGTCGAGCGCTACGGCCTGAAGATCGATGCTGAGACGCTGCGCAAGGAAGCCGTGGAATGGTCAGTCACGCGCGGCAGCCGCTCTGGCCGCGTCGCCTGGCAGTACATTCAGGACCTGGCCGGCCGCCTGGGGCAACCTCTGGACTAA
- the secD gene encoding protein translocase subunit SecD → MINIPRWQSILILGIVLLGVAFTAPNFVSQKTLDSLPDWLPNKQINLGLDLRGGSYLLLEVEMDAVVEEQLENLVDAIRLELRGNRINYTNLGIQNGQVVFGLRDSSKADQARELLAPIAEGYDLTVEDGTFTFAMTEESRLERQASVLSQSIEIVRRRIDETGTREPSIQRQGDDRIVVQLPGVDNPERIKEILGRTAKMTFRFVNSEVVPGRDPIPPGSELLYGPPDVPGGDPRPYVVQKRVMVSGDTLTDAQPTFQQNQPVVSFTFDSVGGKRFADATRENVGRLFAIVLDNQVISAPVIREPILGGSGVISGRFTVQEVNDLALLLRAGALPAPLTILEERTVGPGLGADSIAAGEIASLVGLLLVVVFMAGAYGFLGMIANVGLLANIILIMAALSGLQATLTLPGIAGIALTIGMAVDANVLIFERIREEVRGGRGPVPAIEQGYKRALTTILDSNLTTLIASVLLFNFGSGPIKGFAVTLAIGIVTSMFTSIMFTRLIVVTWLRRKRPAQLAI, encoded by the coding sequence ATGATTAACATCCCGCGTTGGCAAAGCATCTTGATCCTGGGGATCGTCCTTCTGGGCGTGGCCTTCACCGCCCCGAACTTCGTTTCCCAGAAGACCCTGGACAGTCTGCCGGACTGGCTGCCCAACAAGCAGATCAACCTGGGTTTGGACTTGCGCGGCGGTTCCTACCTGCTGCTTGAAGTCGAGATGGATGCCGTGGTTGAGGAGCAGCTCGAGAACCTCGTGGACGCCATCCGTCTGGAACTGCGCGGGAACCGGATCAACTACACCAATCTGGGCATCCAGAACGGCCAGGTGGTCTTCGGTCTGCGCGATAGCAGCAAGGCCGATCAGGCCCGCGAGCTGCTGGCGCCCATTGCTGAGGGCTACGACCTGACCGTCGAGGACGGCACCTTCACCTTCGCCATGACCGAGGAAAGCCGGCTTGAGCGTCAGGCCAGCGTTCTCAGCCAGTCCATTGAGATCGTTCGCCGCCGTATCGACGAGACCGGCACCCGCGAACCCTCCATCCAGCGTCAGGGCGACGACCGCATCGTGGTTCAGCTTCCCGGCGTCGACAATCCCGAGCGCATCAAGGAAATCCTGGGCCGCACGGCCAAGATGACCTTCCGCTTCGTCAACAGCGAGGTGGTGCCGGGCCGCGATCCCATCCCGCCCGGGTCGGAGCTGCTCTACGGTCCTCCGGACGTACCGGGCGGCGATCCGCGGCCCTATGTCGTCCAAAAGCGGGTCATGGTCAGCGGCGACACGTTGACCGATGCGCAGCCGACCTTTCAACAGAACCAGCCCGTCGTCAGCTTCACCTTCGATTCCGTGGGCGGAAAGCGCTTCGCCGACGCAACGCGCGAGAACGTCGGCCGGCTCTTCGCCATCGTCCTCGACAATCAGGTGATATCCGCGCCGGTGATCCGGGAACCCATCCTCGGCGGCAGCGGTGTCATCTCAGGCCGCTTCACGGTTCAGGAGGTCAACGATCTGGCGCTGCTGCTGCGCGCCGGTGCGCTGCCTGCGCCCCTGACCATTCTCGAGGAGCGGACCGTGGGGCCGGGTCTCGGCGCCGACTCCATCGCCGCCGGCGAGATCGCGTCCCTCGTGGGGCTTCTGCTCGTCGTCGTCTTCATGGCGGGCGCCTATGGCTTCTTGGGTATGATCGCCAATGTCGGGCTCCTGGCGAACATCATCTTGATCATGGCCGCGCTGTCCGGGCTCCAGGCGACGCTGACGCTTCCAGGGATCGCGGGTATCGCGCTCACCATCGGCATGGCGGTCGATGCGAACGTTCTGATTTTTGAGCGCATCCGCGAGGAAGTGAGGGGAGGGCGCGGGCCGGTGCCCGCCATCGAGCAGGGTTACAAACGCGCCCTGACCACGATCTTGGACTCCAACCTCACCACGCTGATCGCCTCGGTGCTGCTGTTCAACTTCGGTTCGGGTCCGATCAAGGGCTTCGCCGTCACCCTGGCCATCGGCATCGTTACTTCCATGTTCACCTCGATCATGTTCACCCGCCTGATCGTGGTTACCTGGCTGCGCCGGAAGCGTCCCGCGCAGCTGGCGATCTGA
- a CDS encoding LysM peptidoglycan-binding domain-containing M23 family metallopeptidase produces the protein MGWGETNARTAKGLAAACAALLLLSACARSEGPAPVTYGSSSSTYQPGAATGSQTAQRPLLPQGGVHVVRRGESLYSISRGYGVPLRSLIDANSLRPPYTLLPGQSLSIPRAKVHTVQRGDTVYSLSKRYDVSMTELTRANGLGPPYDIQVGQQLTIPAPGSSSTPAPLARAPQPQAAPAPAEPSQTAETAAQPPLPQEKPLQSGDSQTAAVTAKPKPAPLPPPPGASGRFSWPLQGRILSGFGAKDGGYFNDGVNIEAPAGATVRAAENGVVVYAGSELKGFGRLLLVKHSGGWVTAYAHNARLLVSRGQTVTKGQEIALVGATGNVDRPQLHFELRKGSDAVDPMKHLPALQSAVISD, from the coding sequence ATGGGGTGGGGTGAGACGAACGCCCGGACGGCCAAGGGACTAGCAGCTGCCTGTGCGGCTCTTCTGCTGCTGTCTGCCTGCGCGCGGAGCGAGGGTCCGGCCCCCGTCACCTATGGATCTTCAAGCTCCACCTACCAGCCGGGCGCCGCAACCGGAAGCCAGACGGCGCAGCGCCCGCTGCTGCCCCAAGGCGGGGTCCACGTGGTGCGGCGCGGTGAATCGCTCTACAGCATCTCCCGTGGTTACGGCGTACCCCTGCGCAGCCTGATCGACGCCAACAGCCTGAGGCCGCCCTATACGCTGCTTCCGGGCCAGAGCCTGTCCATCCCGCGGGCCAAGGTGCATACGGTTCAGCGTGGTGACACGGTCTACAGCCTTTCCAAGCGCTACGATGTGTCCATGACGGAGTTGACCCGGGCGAACGGTCTGGGGCCACCCTATGACATACAGGTCGGCCAGCAGCTGACCATTCCAGCGCCCGGCAGCTCTTCCACTCCGGCGCCCCTGGCGAGGGCACCGCAGCCTCAGGCGGCCCCGGCGCCTGCTGAGCCAAGTCAGACGGCGGAGACCGCCGCGCAGCCCCCGCTGCCACAGGAGAAACCGCTTCAGAGCGGTGATAGCCAAACGGCGGCGGTCACCGCCAAGCCAAAGCCCGCGCCCTTGCCGCCGCCACCGGGGGCGAGCGGTCGCTTCTCCTGGCCGTTGCAGGGACGCATCCTTTCCGGCTTCGGCGCGAAGGACGGCGGGTACTTCAACGACGGGGTCAATATCGAAGCGCCGGCGGGGGCGACGGTCCGGGCCGCGGAAAACGGCGTCGTGGTCTATGCCGGGTCCGAACTGAAGGGCTTTGGCCGCCTGCTGCTGGTCAAACATTCAGGCGGCTGGGTGACAGCCTATGCGCACAACGCGCGTTTGCTGGTCAGCCGGGGACAGACGGTCACCAAGGGTCAGGAGATCGCCCTGGTCGGCGCCACCGGGAACGTGGACCGGCCCCAGCTTCACTTCGAGCTGCGCAAGGGCTCGGACGCGGTGGATCCCATGAAGCACCTGCCAGCCCTGCAATCGGCCGTTATCAGCGATTAG
- the secF gene encoding protein translocase subunit SecF: MALIKKLPIAPNLNAIPRRKIFFAIGIVVVTASLLGVALKGLNFGVDFRGGILMEVRTEGPADLSDLRDRVGGLGLGEVTLQEFGEPTDVLINIERQPGEEAEQLAAIETVKGAIGDVVADYRRVEFVGPKVGEELKEAGILATVLALAAIAAYVWFRFEWQFAVGALVALLHDVIGTIGFFALTGLEFNLASVAAVLTVAGYSINDTVVIADRVRENLRRFKKAPLTEVLNNSINETLSRTMITGLTTLIALLALSLFGGEVIRGFSLALVWGVVIGTYSSIGIAVPLLLYTGVRRSSLEETTAEARP, translated from the coding sequence ATGGCTTTGATCAAGAAGCTGCCCATCGCGCCGAACCTAAACGCCATTCCGCGCCGTAAGATCTTCTTCGCCATCGGCATCGTCGTCGTGACGGCCTCGCTTTTGGGCGTTGCGCTGAAGGGACTGAACTTTGGTGTCGATTTCCGGGGCGGCATCCTCATGGAGGTTCGCACCGAAGGCCCGGCCGACCTCTCCGACCTGCGCGACCGCGTTGGCGGGCTTGGGTTGGGCGAGGTCACGCTCCAGGAATTCGGCGAGCCCACCGACGTGCTGATCAACATCGAACGTCAGCCCGGCGAGGAAGCCGAGCAGTTGGCGGCCATCGAAACCGTGAAGGGTGCCATCGGCGATGTGGTGGCGGACTACCGCCGCGTTGAGTTCGTCGGTCCGAAGGTCGGCGAGGAACTGAAGGAAGCCGGGATTCTGGCGACGGTGCTGGCCCTGGCGGCCATCGCCGCATACGTCTGGTTCCGCTTTGAGTGGCAGTTCGCGGTGGGTGCGCTGGTCGCGCTGCTGCACGACGTAATCGGCACGATCGGCTTCTTCGCCCTGACCGGCCTGGAGTTCAACCTCGCCAGCGTGGCGGCGGTCCTGACGGTCGCGGGCTATTCGATCAACGACACCGTCGTGATCGCCGACCGGGTGCGGGAGAACCTGCGCCGCTTCAAGAAGGCGCCCCTCACCGAGGTGCTGAACAACTCCATCAACGAGACGCTGTCGCGCACCATGATCACCGGTCTTACGACCCTGATCGCCCTGCTGGCGCTATCGCTCTTCGGCGGTGAGGTAATCCGCGGCTTCTCGCTGGCCCTGGTCTGGGGCGTGGTGATCGGCACCTATTCCTCCATCGGCATCGCTGTGCCGCTGCTGCTCTACACCGGCGTGCGCCGCTCCAGCCTGGAGGAGACCACCGCGGAGGCGCGGCCCTAG
- a CDS encoding twin-arginine translocase TatA/TatE family subunit has product MGSFSIWHWLIVLAVVLLLFGGGGKIPKLMKDVGSGINAFKKGLKEEDKKKAEAEDDSPPKAIEGEESATTTAASSSSEETEEKKAANG; this is encoded by the coding sequence ATGGGTAGTTTTAGCATCTGGCACTGGTTGATCGTTCTGGCGGTCGTGCTTCTGCTTTTTGGCGGCGGCGGCAAGATTCCCAAGCTGATGAAGGACGTCGGCTCGGGCATCAATGCCTTCAAGAAGGGCCTCAAGGAAGAAGACAAGAAGAAGGCCGAAGCCGAGGACGATTCGCCGCCCAAGGCCATTGAGGGCGAAGAGTCCGCCACGACCACGGCGGCTTCGTCTTCGAGCGAGGAGACCGAAGAAAAGAAGGCCGCCAACGGTTAA
- a CDS encoding superoxide dismutase — MAFELPNLPYAKDALEPHISAQTFDFHHGKHHKAYVDKTNELIAGSEHEGKSLEELIQAAADSGNAGLFNQSAQIWNHTFFWNSMKPGGGGAPTGAVADMITEAFGSYEEFAKQFKAAGAGRFGSGWVWLVAEGGKAKIVATLNADTPLTQAGQTPLLTCDVWEHAYYLDYQNRRPDFLQSYLDNLVNWDFANENLANA; from the coding sequence ATGGCTTTCGAGCTCCCGAACCTGCCCTACGCCAAGGATGCGCTGGAGCCGCACATCTCCGCTCAGACCTTCGACTTCCACCACGGAAAGCACCATAAGGCCTATGTCGACAAGACCAACGAGCTGATCGCGGGCAGCGAGCACGAGGGCAAGAGCCTCGAAGAATTGATCCAGGCGGCCGCCGACAGCGGCAACGCCGGTCTCTTCAACCAGTCGGCCCAGATCTGGAACCACACCTTCTTCTGGAACTCCATGAAGCCCGGCGGTGGCGGCGCACCGACCGGTGCGGTGGCCGACATGATCACGGAGGCCTTCGGCTCCTACGAAGAGTTCGCCAAGCAGTTCAAGGCCGCCGGCGCGGGCCGCTTCGGGTCCGGTTGGGTCTGGCTGGTCGCAGAGGGCGGCAAGGCCAAGATCGTCGCCACGCTGAATGCGGACACGCCGCTGACCCAGGCTGGCCAGACCCCGCTTCTGACCTGCGACGTCTGGGAACATGCCTACTACCTGGACTACCAGAACCGCCGTCCGGACTTCCTGCAGTCCTACCTGGACAACCTGGTCAACTGGGACTTCGCCAACGAAAACCTGGCGAACGCCTAA
- the yajC gene encoding preprotein translocase subunit YajC — protein MLISTAYAQSAAPAGGGFDIISLLPLILIFVVFYFFLIRPQQKKMKEHRNMVEAVKRGDRVVTSGGIIGEVTKIISDSEAEVEIAPGEEKTKK, from the coding sequence ATGCTGATTTCCACGGCTTACGCCCAGAGCGCGGCCCCCGCTGGCGGCGGATTCGATATCATATCCCTGCTGCCGCTTATCCTGATCTTCGTCGTTTTCTACTTCTTCCTGATCCGTCCGCAGCAGAAGAAGATGAAAGAGCACCGCAACATGGTTGAGGCCGTGAAGCGGGGCGACCGCGTTGTGACCTCCGGCGGCATCATCGGCGAGGTGACCAAGATCATCAGCGATTCCGAAGCGGAGGTTGAGATCGCGCCGGGTGAGGAAAAAACCAAGAAATAA
- the surE gene encoding 5'/3'-nucleotidase SurE produces the protein MLEPLADLTKARILVTNDDGIHAGGLAVLEKIARTLSDDVWVVAPEIEQSATSHSLTMRRPLRVRELAEKRYSIDGTPTDCVLVATRSILKGQRKPDLILSGINQGGNLGEDVTYSGTVAAAMEGALLGYRAVALSMVREGDHQYRWQTPLEHGAQVIRKLAAVPQPRETLINVNFPDLLPEAVKGVQVCAQGRRDEQTSVVEGVDPGGRPYVWIGSYQSDKSSTADSDLIAITQGYITATPLHLDLTYTPLLEKLNEAF, from the coding sequence ATGCTTGAGCCGCTGGCCGATCTCACCAAGGCGCGGATCCTTGTCACAAACGATGATGGCATCCATGCCGGCGGCCTCGCCGTCCTGGAGAAGATCGCGCGTACCCTCAGTGACGATGTCTGGGTGGTGGCGCCGGAGATCGAACAGTCCGCGACCAGCCATTCCTTGACCATGCGTCGCCCTCTGCGCGTCCGGGAACTGGCTGAAAAGCGCTATTCCATCGATGGTACGCCGACGGACTGCGTGCTGGTGGCGACCCGGTCCATCCTGAAGGGGCAGCGCAAACCGGACCTGATCCTCTCGGGCATCAACCAGGGCGGAAACCTTGGGGAGGACGTGACCTACTCAGGCACGGTCGCCGCCGCCATGGAAGGCGCGCTGCTCGGATACCGGGCGGTGGCTCTCTCCATGGTGAGGGAAGGCGACCATCAGTACCGCTGGCAAACGCCCCTCGAACATGGCGCCCAGGTGATCAGGAAGCTGGCCGCGGTCCCTCAACCGCGAGAAACCCTGATCAACGTCAACTTTCCCGATCTGCTGCCCGAGGCTGTGAAGGGCGTTCAAGTCTGCGCCCAAGGCCGGCGCGACGAGCAGACCTCCGTCGTCGAAGGGGTCGATCCCGGCGGCCGTCCCTACGTCTGGATCGGCAGCTATCAGAGCGACAAGAGCTCGACCGCGGACAGCGACCTGATCGCTATTACCCAAGGCTACATCACGGCCACGCCGTTGCATCTGGACCTGACCTACACACCGCTTCTGGAAAAGCTGAACGAGGCCTTCTAG
- the tatC gene encoding twin-arginine translocase subunit TatC, giving the protein MSDNSVEMSKMPLLDHLIELRQRMLYSVLALFGAFIVAFFFAQPIYDFLNQPLADILLEMGASQDQSRRMIATDLTEVFFTQIKVAFFAAAFISCPIFLSQIWFFMAPGLYKHERSAFAPFLIASPILFFIGGALVYYLIMPMAWSFFLGFETPGGEGSLPIQFEPKVNEYLSLVMKLIFAFGLCFQLPVIMTLLARVGLATSAGMAAKRKYAIVGVFIVAAIFTPPDPLSQISLAVPIILLYEVSIYMAKLVERKREERAEEMDEELDDETGGP; this is encoded by the coding sequence ATGAGCGATAACTCCGTGGAAATGAGCAAGATGCCGCTGCTCGATCACCTGATCGAGTTGCGCCAGCGCATGCTCTACAGCGTTTTGGCGCTGTTCGGCGCCTTCATCGTGGCGTTCTTCTTCGCTCAGCCGATCTACGATTTCCTGAACCAGCCCCTGGCCGATATTTTGCTAGAGATGGGGGCGTCCCAGGATCAGAGCCGGCGCATGATCGCGACCGACTTGACGGAGGTCTTCTTCACCCAGATCAAGGTGGCCTTCTTCGCTGCGGCCTTCATCTCCTGTCCGATCTTCCTGTCGCAGATCTGGTTCTTCATGGCCCCGGGGCTCTACAAACACGAGCGTTCGGCCTTCGCGCCTTTCCTGATCGCCAGCCCCATCCTCTTCTTCATCGGCGGGGCGCTGGTCTATTACCTCATCATGCCGATGGCCTGGAGCTTCTTCCTGGGCTTCGAGACGCCGGGCGGCGAGGGCTCCCTGCCGATCCAGTTCGAACCCAAGGTCAACGAATACCTCTCGCTGGTGATGAAGCTGATCTTCGCCTTCGGGCTCTGCTTCCAGCTTCCTGTGATCATGACCCTTCTGGCGCGCGTCGGCCTTGCGACTTCGGCCGGCATGGCCGCCAAGCGCAAGTACGCCATCGTCGGCGTCTTCATCGTCGCCGCGATCTTCACGCCGCCCGATCCTTTGAGCCAGATCTCCCTGGCCGTTCCGATCATCCTGCTCTACGAGGTGTCCATCTACATGGCCAAGCTCGTCGAGCGGAAGCGTGAGGAGCGCGCGGAAGAGATGGACGAGGAGCTGGACGACGAGACCGGCGGACCCTGA
- a CDS encoding protein-L-isoaspartate(D-aspartate) O-methyltransferase has translation MTLEARKIRLIMELRRSGITDTGVLAAIERIPREAFVPEPFQDQSYENRTLPIGQGQTLSQPGVVALMTQSVMPDKGQKILEVGTGSGYQASVLSRLFRRVYTIERYRELLRSAEERFEALRISNITAKVGDGYAGWPEQAPFQRIIVTAAAADIPGGLVDQLGEGGIMVIPLARPGKEQEVVRLTRGPQGFEEEHLTTVRFVPMVHGLPKSAVKATNG, from the coding sequence ATGACCCTCGAGGCCCGCAAGATACGCTTGATCATGGAACTGCGGCGCAGCGGCATCACCGATACCGGCGTCTTGGCGGCCATAGAGCGCATCCCGCGCGAGGCTTTCGTGCCGGAGCCGTTCCAGGACCAGTCCTATGAGAACCGCACCCTGCCGATCGGGCAGGGGCAGACCTTGAGCCAGCCGGGCGTCGTTGCCCTCATGACCCAATCGGTAATGCCAGACAAGGGCCAGAAGATCCTGGAGGTCGGCACGGGCTCCGGCTACCAGGCGAGCGTGCTCTCGCGCCTTTTCCGCCGTGTCTACACCATCGAGCGCTACAGGGAGCTGTTGCGCAGCGCGGAAGAGCGGTTCGAGGCGCTGCGCATCTCCAACATCACGGCCAAGGTGGGCGACGGTTACGCCGGATGGCCCGAGCAGGCGCCTTTCCAGCGGATCATCGTGACGGCCGCCGCCGCCGACATCCCGGGTGGGCTTGTCGATCAGTTGGGGGAGGGGGGCATCATGGTCATTCCCCTCGCGCGTCCGGGCAAGGAGCAGGAGGTGGTGCGCCTGACACGCGGGCCGCAGGGCTTCGAGGAGGAGCACCTGACCACCGTGCGCTTCGTGCCCATGGTCCACGGTCTGCCGAAAAGCGCCGTCAAAGCAACCAACGGCTGA
- the tatB gene encoding Sec-independent protein translocase protein TatB produces the protein MFDLGWTEMAVVALVALVVIGPKDLPGAMRTVGHWVRKIRLMARDFQSNLDDMIRESELDEARKAVESTKSLKDPSKALKDTIDPTGDVEKEAKDLEDEGRRLTTDAKNPGRLSEKPKEEKKAEAAESKVEASPGDAKTGDAKAASGGAESAKKTAEPAKESKAETASASQKSA, from the coding sequence ATGTTTGATCTTGGTTGGACCGAAATGGCGGTCGTCGCCTTGGTCGCCCTGGTGGTGATCGGGCCCAAGGACCTGCCCGGCGCCATGCGCACGGTGGGCCACTGGGTGCGCAAGATCCGTCTGATGGCCCGCGATTTCCAATCCAACCTCGATGACATGATCCGTGAAAGCGAACTGGACGAAGCCCGCAAGGCGGTCGAGTCCACTAAATCACTCAAGGATCCGTCAAAGGCGCTGAAGGACACCATCGACCCGACCGGCGACGTCGAGAAGGAGGCGAAGGACCTGGAAGACGAGGGCCGCCGCCTGACCACCGACGCCAAGAACCCCGGCAGGCTCTCCGAAAAGCCCAAGGAAGAGAAGAAGGCAGAAGCGGCCGAGTCGAAGGTCGAAGCTTCGCCGGGCGACGCGAAGACGGGCGACGCGAAGGCTGCTTCCGGCGGAGCGGAGAGCGCGAAGAAGACCGCCGAACCGGCGAAAGAGAGCAAGGCCGAGACGGCCAGCGCCTCGCAGAAAAGCGCTTGA
- a CDS encoding Mth938-like domain-containing protein codes for MDLTPLVPEDRKLIDSYRETGFKVSGEWHEGAILLLPTRVIPWTPPEDLRSLEAEHFAPLFEIGEPPEILQIGLGSSGFLLPRPLREALREKGPVPDAMATGPACRTYNVLLAEGRLVAAALIPGA; via the coding sequence ATGGACCTGACACCGCTCGTCCCCGAGGACCGCAAGCTTATCGATAGCTATCGCGAGACCGGCTTCAAGGTGAGCGGAGAGTGGCACGAGGGCGCGATCCTCCTGCTGCCGACGCGGGTCATTCCCTGGACGCCCCCCGAAGACCTCCGGTCCCTGGAGGCGGAGCATTTCGCACCGCTGTTCGAAATTGGCGAGCCGCCCGAGATCCTTCAGATAGGCCTGGGCAGCAGCGGCTTCCTGTTGCCGCGCCCGCTGCGCGAGGCTCTACGGGAGAAGGGGCCGGTTCCCGACGCCATGGCCACCGGTCCGGCCTGCCGCACCTACAACGTGCTGCTCGCTGAGGGCCGCTTGGTGGCGGCGGCGCTGATACCGGGCGCTTGA